The following coding sequences lie in one Myxococcus stipitatus genomic window:
- a CDS encoding alpha/beta fold hydrolase yields the protein MSPSQNSLPTRRAFGLLAAAVLMFAAIRPTQAAAAGNSADKRRVDVQVRYRTVPLDGVDVFYREAGPKDAPVLLLLHGFPTSSHMFRDLIPALADRYRVVAPDYPGFGQSAAPQRGTFDYTFDRYADIVEKLTEHLGLRRYALYVMDYGAPVGFRLATRHPERITALIVQNGNAYDEGLAGFWDPIKTYWSDPSPANREALRWLTSSKATKWQYTNGVPDTSRVSPDAWTHDQALLDRPGNADIQLDLFYDYRTNPPLYPQWQEFFRSQRPPTLVLWGKNDEIFVAAGAAPYLRDNPKAELHLLDTGHFALETHGPRMAELIVDFLARHPAKKRVER from the coding sequence ATGTCTCCCTCGCAGAACTCTCTTCCCACGCGTCGCGCCTTCGGCCTGCTGGCCGCGGCCGTGCTCATGTTCGCCGCCATCCGTCCCACGCAGGCCGCCGCCGCCGGGAACTCCGCCGATAAACGACGTGTGGATGTCCAGGTGCGCTACCGCACCGTGCCCCTTGACGGAGTGGATGTTTTCTACCGGGAGGCGGGCCCGAAGGATGCGCCCGTGCTCCTGCTGCTGCACGGCTTCCCCACGTCCAGCCACATGTTCCGCGACCTCATCCCCGCGCTCGCCGACCGCTACCGCGTCGTGGCGCCGGACTACCCCGGCTTCGGACAGAGCGCGGCGCCACAGCGAGGGACCTTCGACTACACCTTCGACCGCTACGCGGACATCGTGGAGAAGCTGACCGAGCACCTCGGACTGCGGCGCTACGCGCTCTACGTCATGGACTACGGCGCGCCAGTCGGCTTCCGCCTCGCGACCCGACACCCCGAGCGGATCACCGCGTTGATCGTGCAGAACGGCAACGCCTACGACGAAGGCCTCGCCGGGTTCTGGGACCCCATCAAGACCTACTGGAGTGATCCCAGCCCGGCGAACCGCGAGGCGCTGCGCTGGCTCACGTCCTCGAAGGCCACGAAGTGGCAGTACACGAACGGAGTGCCCGACACATCACGGGTGAGCCCTGACGCGTGGACGCACGACCAGGCATTGTTGGATCGCCCGGGCAACGCGGACATCCAGCTGGACCTCTTCTACGACTACCGCACGAACCCACCCCTGTACCCACAGTGGCAGGAGTTCTTCCGGAGCCAGCGCCCGCCGACGCTCGTGCTGTGGGGCAAGAACGACGAGATCTTCGTCGCGGCAGGCGCGGCCCCCTACCTGCGTGACAACCCCAAGGCTGAGCTCCATCTGCTGGACACGGGCCACTTCGCGCTCGAGACGCATGGGCCGCGGATGGCCGAGCTCATCGTCGACTTCCTCGCGCGCCATCCGGCGAAGAAGCGCGTGGAACGATAG
- a CDS encoding DUF4386 domain-containing protein translates to MGLLFILPFFAYGIGSAVIGSMLEGADPLSQVIEHRPRYVAGALLLLLNSATVVGIGVLFFPIGRRHHPDIALAYVCARVMEALLLTVGVLFLLSILHLGEGARGLGASGARELLTLTTLLARGNFWAYQLAMLVLGAGSVAFCVLLFRSGLAPSSLALLGVAGYALLALGCVLELLGLPVGTLLSLPGGLFELGLGGWLMAKGFRPITRSAAA, encoded by the coding sequence TTGGGTCTCCTCTTCATCCTCCCCTTCTTCGCCTACGGAATCGGCTCCGCCGTCATCGGCTCGATGCTGGAGGGCGCGGACCCGCTGTCCCAGGTCATCGAGCACCGCCCCCGGTATGTCGCCGGTGCACTGCTCCTGCTCCTCAACTCCGCGACCGTGGTGGGCATCGGCGTGCTCTTCTTCCCCATCGGTAGGAGGCACCACCCGGATATCGCCCTGGCCTACGTCTGCGCGAGGGTGATGGAGGCGCTGTTGTTGACCGTGGGAGTCCTCTTCCTGCTTTCCATCCTCCACCTCGGGGAAGGTGCACGAGGCCTCGGGGCCTCCGGGGCGCGGGAGCTGCTGACCTTGACGACGCTCCTCGCGAGAGGAAACTTCTGGGCCTACCAGCTCGCCATGCTCGTGCTGGGAGCGGGCAGCGTGGCGTTCTGTGTGCTGCTGTTTCGCTCCGGATTGGCGCCATCCTCCCTGGCCCTGCTCGGAGTGGCCGGCTACGCGCTGCTGGCGCTGGGGTGTGTCCTGGAGCTCCTCGGGCTCCCCGTGGGAACCCTCCTCTCGCTGCCAGGGGGGCTGTTCGAGCTGGGCCTGGGCGGCTGGCTGATGGCGAAGGGGTTCCGGCCCATCACCCGCTCCGCCGCGGCGTAG
- a CDS encoding Crp/Fnr family transcriptional regulator — translation MKHKLLDYFARLSPLSEEEAQAILDSMVVGTFKKGTFLLEQGQVCTECYFVLEGCVRQYSLVDGEERSNGFFSEGQWVLSLRSFMNKTPAEHFLVCAEDTTLVVGTEQRESDLYARFPRFESLSRRAMEQVLAEQQDRLAAYVIDTPEQRYLRLLETRPDLLQRVPQYQLASYVGVKPESLSRIRKRLASRGGRPTPRRSG, via the coding sequence ATGAAGCACAAGCTCCTCGACTACTTCGCCAGGCTGTCCCCGCTTTCGGAGGAGGAGGCCCAGGCGATTCTGGACAGCATGGTGGTGGGGACCTTCAAGAAGGGCACCTTCCTCCTGGAGCAGGGGCAGGTCTGCACCGAATGCTATTTCGTCCTGGAAGGCTGCGTCCGGCAGTACTCCCTGGTGGACGGTGAAGAGCGCAGCAACGGCTTCTTCTCGGAAGGACAGTGGGTGCTCTCCCTGCGCAGCTTCATGAACAAGACTCCCGCGGAGCACTTCCTCGTCTGTGCCGAGGACACCACGCTGGTCGTGGGCACCGAACAGAGGGAGAGCGACCTCTACGCGCGCTTCCCGCGCTTCGAGTCCCTCTCCCGGCGCGCCATGGAGCAGGTGCTCGCCGAGCAGCAGGACCGCTTGGCCGCGTACGTCATCGACACGCCTGAGCAGCGCTACCTGCGGCTGCTCGAGACGCGGCCCGACCTCCTCCAGCGCGTCCCGCAGTACCAACTGGCCAGCTACGTCGGCGTGAAGCCCGAGTCCCTGAGCCGCATCCGCAAGCGCCTCGCGTCCAGGGGCGGACGTCCTACGCCGCGGCGGAGCGGGTGA
- a CDS encoding FAD-binding protein, translating into MSSRTVSRRALLQGALVAVAFNPMSRSWASTLEAGSVPLPPLDGELLMDTASRTSAAEDFGHILHRTPWAVLVPGSVKDIVAMVRFARRQGLKLAAARGLGESHSTFGQSQVVAGIVIDMSTLSTIHEIGEDSAWVDAGVRWHELLQASLPNGKSPPVLTDYIELSIGGTLSAGGIGGQAFRGGLQVDNVLEMDVVTGRGELVRCSRWRERPLFDAVRSGLGQFGIIVRARVRLVEVPPRARTYIALYNDLHLFMEDQRRLIEDGRFDYVEGSAVASNGGWAYQLEVVKYFTPGSEPHDARLLAGLGFQPGTLQVSDGSYFDFANRLAPLIELLKQLGVWGFPHPWLDMFVPARSAESFVHEVLSQTTEADMGQGPILLYPFRSSALTTPFLRIPNDRHIFLFSLLRTAIPPTPENVASLVRKNRAIFDRLTAIGGKIYPVDAVPLSPADWRRHFHPDWERFEHAKRRYDPDRILTPGQGIF; encoded by the coding sequence ATGTCGAGTCGAACCGTCTCCCGGAGGGCGTTGCTCCAAGGTGCGTTGGTGGCCGTCGCATTCAATCCCATGAGCCGGAGCTGGGCCTCCACGCTGGAGGCTGGCTCGGTCCCCCTGCCACCACTCGATGGCGAGTTGCTGATGGACACGGCGTCGCGGACCTCGGCCGCGGAGGACTTCGGTCACATCCTCCACCGCACGCCGTGGGCGGTGCTCGTTCCCGGCTCGGTGAAGGACATCGTGGCGATGGTCCGCTTCGCGCGGCGCCAGGGCCTGAAGCTCGCCGCCGCTCGGGGCCTCGGTGAGAGCCACAGCACCTTCGGCCAGTCCCAGGTGGTGGCGGGCATCGTCATCGACATGTCCACGCTATCGACCATCCACGAGATTGGCGAGGACAGCGCCTGGGTGGATGCGGGCGTCCGGTGGCACGAGTTGCTCCAGGCCTCGCTTCCCAACGGCAAGAGCCCGCCGGTGCTGACCGACTACATCGAGCTGAGCATCGGTGGGACGCTGTCGGCGGGGGGCATCGGCGGGCAGGCGTTTCGCGGGGGCCTCCAGGTGGACAACGTCCTGGAAATGGACGTCGTCACGGGTCGAGGTGAGCTCGTGCGGTGCTCGCGCTGGCGTGAGCGGCCCCTGTTCGACGCCGTGCGCTCGGGCCTGGGCCAGTTCGGCATCATCGTGCGAGCGAGGGTGCGGCTCGTCGAAGTGCCGCCCCGCGCTCGGACGTACATCGCGCTGTACAACGACCTCCACCTCTTCATGGAGGACCAGCGGCGGCTCATCGAGGACGGTCGCTTCGACTACGTCGAGGGCTCCGCCGTCGCCTCCAACGGGGGTTGGGCATATCAGCTCGAGGTGGTGAAGTACTTCACCCCGGGCTCGGAGCCGCACGATGCGAGACTGCTCGCGGGCCTGGGCTTCCAGCCGGGAACGCTCCAGGTGAGCGACGGCAGCTACTTCGACTTCGCCAACCGGCTCGCGCCGCTGATCGAGCTGCTCAAGCAACTCGGCGTCTGGGGCTTCCCCCATCCGTGGCTCGACATGTTCGTCCCCGCCCGGTCCGCCGAGTCCTTCGTCCACGAGGTCCTCTCGCAGACCACCGAGGCCGACATGGGGCAGGGGCCCATCCTCCTCTACCCCTTCCGCTCCTCGGCGCTGACCACGCCCTTCCTGCGCATCCCCAACGACAGACACATCTTCCTCTTCTCGCTGCTGCGCACCGCCATTCCACCGACGCCGGAGAACGTCGCATCCCTCGTGCGGAAGAACCGCGCCATCTTCGACCGGCTCACGGCCATCGGCGGGAAGATCTATCCCGTGGATGCCGTGCCATTGAGCCCCGCCGACTGGCGCCGCCACTTCCACCCCGACTGGGAGCGGTTCGAGCACGCGAAGCGGCGCTACGACCCGGACCGCATCCTCACGCCGGGACAAGGCATCTTCTGA
- a CDS encoding helix-turn-helix transcriptional regulator, with protein sequence MAQLLTLLESEQFRVLDSRCRHPRAGPAEERGGDPGHLVLLRRGCFSYHRGPRCFVADPCTALLHHPRVDYRVGHPGAEGDDATVIKLAPELFDELWGRRGPDHPELGLSAAVHLRHARVCAALRDPGGDRLSREETVFALLEVAASDRQRAGASERGDRGARRRTVSRVRALLAAQLSENLSLSTVAREARCSPFHLMRLFHAETGLSLRAYRRQLRVLTALQRLAEGERDLARLALELGFSHHSHLSRSVRQVLGSSPARLRAELRQVRAGS encoded by the coding sequence ATGGCCCAACTGCTGACCCTCCTCGAGTCCGAGCAGTTCCGCGTGCTCGACTCGCGCTGCCGGCATCCACGCGCGGGGCCCGCGGAGGAGCGGGGCGGGGACCCGGGACACCTGGTGCTGCTGCGCCGTGGCTGCTTCAGCTACCACCGGGGACCGCGGTGCTTCGTCGCCGACCCCTGCACCGCGCTGCTGCACCACCCGCGCGTGGACTACCGGGTCGGTCATCCGGGCGCGGAGGGAGACGATGCGACGGTCATCAAGCTCGCACCGGAGCTCTTCGACGAGCTGTGGGGCCGGCGTGGCCCGGACCATCCGGAGCTGGGGCTGAGCGCCGCGGTGCACCTGCGCCACGCGCGCGTGTGTGCCGCGCTGCGCGACCCGGGTGGAGACCGGCTCTCGCGCGAGGAGACGGTGTTCGCGCTGCTCGAGGTGGCCGCTTCGGACAGGCAGCGCGCGGGGGCCTCTGAGCGCGGAGACCGGGGCGCGCGGCGCCGCACGGTCAGCCGCGTGCGCGCGCTGCTCGCGGCCCAGCTCTCGGAGAACCTCTCTCTCTCCACCGTGGCGCGGGAGGCCCGCTGCTCGCCCTTCCACCTCATGCGCCTCTTCCACGCGGAGACGGGGCTGTCCCTGCGCGCCTACCGCCGCCAGCTGCGGGTGCTCACGGCGCTGCAGCGGCTCGCGGAGGGCGAGCGGGACCTCGCGCGGCTCGCGCTGGAGCTGGGCTTCTCGCACCATAGCCACCTCTCGCGGAGTGTGCGCCAGGTGCTGGGCAGCAGCCCCGCGCGCCTGCGTGCGGAGCTGCGGCAGGTCCGAGCAGGTTCCTGA
- a CDS encoding cadherin-like domain-containing protein: protein MKHQLVRLYSRLTSVQWLGPWTRTPGFFSDIRGSVLLFSVALAACGGGEKPPPTPTNEAPSAVEDLVTIEEDTALVIPGASLVSNDVDADGDSLTVTSVGSATHGRVTLAGGTVTFTPEANFSGNAMFEYTVGDGRLTDTATVRVTVTPVGDAPIAADDVASTDEDAVLVIPTATLLANDMDVDSDALRVASVGTAVHGTVTLADDKVTFTPEANYFGNASFDYTVSDGLMTSTATVEVTVHSVDDAPVAVADTLYTKKNTGRTIKREALTENDDMGDGALLMLTGVGAAVHCTVQLDGGEIFFTPEAGFTGAATFQYTVRNLTGTSTAMVTVIVSEAPVAVADTVSTDEDVALVISSATLVANDIDVDSETLLVEFVGEATHGSVTLDGGNVTFTPETDFFGTATFEYRVSDRASSSAATVTVTVKPVNDAPVAVADSAVASEDVTLRIPVATLLFNDRDVEEDSLTVSQVANAHNGTVELDGDDVRFTPAPGFVGVASFEYQVSDSHGATGTGSVAVRVRDYALESVFAGEGHTCAVFADGRFKCWGNNSAGQLGLGHTESRGDGRGIQNQMGSGLPFGGLGAGQRVTALGLGGRFTCALLESGSVKCWGLNEYGQLGLGDTVNRGDGPGEMDDALPVVDLGTGRTARALAVGLEHTCAILDNGLVKCWGRNAGGGLGLGDVEPRGDNPGEMGDALPPVNLGTGRTAKALAVGGRHTCALLDDDSVKCWGDNAWGQLGLGDMAPRGDGPGEMGDALSPVKLGTGRTAKALATRELSTCALLDDGSVKCWGINQYGALGLGDRATRGDEPGEMGDALPRVNLGTGRTARALAVGNNNACVLLDDGSVKCWGRGSLGQLGLGDGEPRGAEPGEMGDALPRVNLGTGRAVTSLSAGSLHMCATFDEGSVKCWGANFSGQLGLGDSEHRGDGPGEMGDALPAVEL from the coding sequence GTGAAGCACCAACTCGTTCGTTTGTACTCGAGACTCACTTCCGTCCAGTGGCTGGGGCCCTGGACCCGCACTCCCGGATTCTTCTCCGACATCCGGGGCTCCGTCCTTCTGTTCTCCGTGGCCCTCGCCGCATGTGGAGGCGGGGAGAAACCCCCTCCGACTCCGACAAACGAGGCCCCGTCCGCAGTCGAGGACCTGGTGACGATCGAGGAGGACACCGCCCTGGTGATTCCAGGCGCGTCGCTCGTCTCCAACGACGTCGACGCCGACGGCGATTCGCTCACGGTCACCTCCGTTGGCTCGGCGACCCATGGCCGCGTGACGTTGGCCGGCGGCACCGTCACCTTCACCCCGGAGGCGAATTTCTCCGGAAACGCGATGTTCGAGTACACGGTGGGGGATGGACGCCTGACGGACACCGCGACGGTGCGCGTCACGGTCACCCCCGTGGGGGATGCACCCATCGCCGCGGATGATGTCGCGAGCACGGATGAGGACGCCGTGCTGGTCATCCCGACGGCAACGCTCCTCGCCAACGACATGGACGTCGACAGTGACGCCCTCCGGGTGGCGAGCGTCGGCACGGCGGTGCATGGCACCGTGACGCTTGCCGACGACAAGGTCACCTTCACCCCGGAGGCGAACTACTTCGGGAATGCGAGCTTCGATTACACGGTCAGCGATGGGCTCATGACCAGCACAGCGACGGTGGAGGTCACGGTCCACTCCGTGGACGACGCTCCCGTGGCCGTCGCCGATACCTTGTACACGAAGAAGAATACGGGGAGGACCATCAAGCGAGAGGCGCTCACCGAGAACGACGACATGGGCGACGGCGCTCTGCTCATGCTCACCGGCGTGGGGGCGGCGGTCCATTGCACCGTGCAACTGGACGGCGGAGAGATCTTCTTCACCCCGGAGGCGGGCTTCACGGGGGCGGCGACCTTCCAGTACACCGTCAGGAACCTGACCGGCACCAGCACCGCGATGGTGACCGTCATCGTGAGCGAGGCGCCCGTTGCCGTTGCCGATACCGTGAGCACGGACGAGGACGTCGCGCTGGTCATTTCGTCCGCCACGCTCGTCGCCAACGATATCGACGTCGACAGCGAGACCCTCTTGGTGGAGTTCGTCGGGGAGGCGACTCATGGGAGCGTGACGCTGGACGGTGGAAACGTCACCTTCACCCCGGAGACGGACTTCTTCGGGACGGCGACGTTCGAATACAGGGTCAGCGACAGGGCCAGTTCCAGCGCCGCGACGGTGACCGTCACCGTCAAGCCGGTCAATGACGCTCCTGTTGCGGTCGCGGATTCAGCCGTCGCCAGCGAGGATGTCACGCTGCGCATCCCGGTGGCGACGCTCCTCTTCAATGACCGCGATGTGGAGGAGGATTCGCTGACGGTGAGCCAGGTCGCGAACGCGCACAATGGCACGGTCGAGCTCGACGGTGACGACGTGAGGTTCACGCCAGCGCCCGGGTTCGTGGGCGTCGCCAGCTTCGAGTACCAGGTGTCGGACAGCCACGGCGCAACCGGGACAGGGTCGGTCGCCGTGCGCGTCCGTGACTATGCCCTGGAGTCGGTCTTCGCCGGGGAGGGGCACACCTGCGCGGTCTTCGCGGACGGCCGTTTCAAGTGCTGGGGGAACAACAGCGCGGGCCAGCTCGGGCTCGGGCACACCGAGTCCCGAGGGGATGGTCGCGGCATTCAGAACCAGATGGGCAGTGGCCTCCCATTCGGTGGCCTTGGCGCTGGCCAGCGGGTGACGGCGCTTGGCCTGGGTGGACGCTTCACCTGTGCGCTCCTCGAGAGTGGCTCGGTCAAGTGCTGGGGTCTCAACGAGTACGGTCAGCTCGGGCTCGGCGATACGGTGAACCGCGGAGATGGCCCTGGCGAGATGGATGACGCGCTTCCCGTCGTGGACCTGGGCACGGGGAGGACCGCGAGGGCGCTCGCCGTGGGCCTCGAGCACACGTGTGCCATCCTCGACAATGGCTTGGTCAAGTGCTGGGGTCGCAATGCCGGTGGCGGGCTCGGGCTCGGCGATGTGGAGCCCCGCGGAGACAACCCGGGTGAGATGGGGGACGCGCTGCCTCCGGTGAATCTCGGCACGGGGAGGACCGCGAAGGCGCTCGCCGTGGGGGGGCGTCACACGTGCGCGCTCCTGGATGACGACTCCGTCAAGTGCTGGGGCGACAACGCCTGGGGCCAGCTCGGGCTCGGCGATATGGCGCCCCGTGGAGATGGCCCTGGTGAGATGGGCGATGCCTTGTCCCCGGTGAAGCTCGGCACGGGGCGGACCGCGAAGGCACTCGCCACCCGTGAACTCTCCACGTGCGCGCTCCTGGATGATGGCTCCGTCAAGTGCTGGGGCATCAACCAGTATGGCGCGCTCGGGCTCGGCGACAGGGCCACCCGCGGCGATGAGCCGGGCGAGATGGGGGATGCGCTGCCTCGGGTCAACCTGGGGACGGGGCGGACCGCGAGGGCGCTGGCCGTCGGCAACAACAACGCGTGTGTGCTCCTGGATGACGGCTCCGTCAAGTGCTGGGGCCGCGGCAGCTTGGGGCAGCTCGGGCTTGGCGATGGGGAGCCCCGCGGAGCTGAGCCGGGCGAGATGGGCGACGCGCTGCCTCGGGTCAACCTCGGTACGGGCCGTGCCGTGACATCCCTCTCGGCTGGCTCCCTCCATATGTGTGCCACCTTCGATGAGGGCAGCGTCAAGTGCTGGGGCGCCAACTTCTCTGGCCAGCTCGGGCTCGGTGATAGTGAGCACCGCGGAGATGGGCCGGGGGAGATGGGAGACGCCCTCCCAGCCGTCGAGCTGTAG
- a CDS encoding Dyp-type peroxidase, with protein MLELDDIQSGVLRPRPSPYVATYVLLRIDDRRAGRELMRRLCPAVNTAAHPSSPVADCWLSVALTYHGLEALGVPRDSLDSFAWEFQQGMAARAKALGDDGESSPEHWEAPLGTRDVHVVLTALSPEQVQLEAALERARQALRELGGVTPIWRQDCHALSTGKEPFGFKDGISHPAVEGSGISGSNPHEAPLKAGEFVLGYPDETGSLPPMPWPDVLGRNGTYVAFRKLHQRVAAFRQYLNATATPREDEELLAAKMMGRWRSGAPLALCPHHDAPDLGADSSRNNAFLYSDDPTGYKTPPASHVRRANPRDASVAGVVRLHRMIRRGTAYGPELPEGTLEDDGAERGLMFAFIGAHLGRQFEFVQSEWVNGGDFLGLGDAKDPLAGANDGKGEFSIPRRPIPRRLQGLPRFVVTRGGEYGFMPGLRALRWLADLRT; from the coding sequence ATGCTCGAACTGGATGACATCCAAAGCGGCGTGCTGCGGCCCCGTCCTTCTCCGTATGTCGCGACCTACGTCCTCCTCCGCATCGACGACCGGAGGGCGGGGCGGGAGCTGATGAGGCGGCTCTGCCCCGCGGTGAACACGGCCGCTCATCCAAGCAGCCCGGTCGCGGATTGCTGGCTCAGCGTCGCGCTCACCTACCACGGCCTCGAGGCGCTGGGCGTACCACGGGACTCGCTGGACAGCTTCGCGTGGGAGTTCCAGCAGGGGATGGCCGCCCGGGCAAAGGCGCTGGGAGACGACGGCGAAAGCAGCCCCGAACACTGGGAAGCCCCGCTGGGAACGCGTGATGTCCATGTCGTGCTGACGGCACTCTCGCCGGAGCAGGTCCAACTGGAAGCGGCGCTGGAGCGCGCGCGCCAGGCCCTGCGGGAGCTTGGCGGCGTCACGCCGATATGGCGTCAGGACTGCCACGCCCTGAGCACCGGCAAGGAGCCCTTCGGCTTCAAGGACGGCATCAGTCATCCGGCCGTCGAGGGGAGCGGTATCTCCGGAAGCAATCCCCACGAGGCGCCGCTCAAGGCCGGCGAGTTCGTCCTCGGCTACCCCGATGAGACCGGCAGTCTACCGCCGATGCCCTGGCCTGACGTCCTGGGGCGCAATGGGACGTACGTCGCCTTCCGCAAGCTTCATCAACGGGTGGCCGCGTTCAGGCAGTACCTGAACGCCACCGCAACGCCCCGGGAGGACGAGGAGCTCCTGGCAGCGAAGATGATGGGGAGGTGGCGAAGCGGCGCACCACTGGCGCTGTGTCCCCACCACGACGCTCCGGACCTGGGCGCTGATTCGTCGCGGAACAACGCCTTCCTCTATTCAGATGACCCGACTGGGTACAAGACGCCTCCCGCGTCGCACGTCCGGCGGGCGAACCCTCGCGACGCTTCCGTCGCTGGCGTGGTCAGACTCCACCGGATGATCCGGCGCGGCACGGCCTACGGGCCCGAGCTGCCCGAGGGTACCCTCGAGGATGACGGCGCCGAGCGAGGACTGATGTTCGCCTTCATCGGCGCGCACCTCGGACGGCAGTTCGAGTTCGTCCAGTCGGAATGGGTCAACGGCGGTGACTTCCTCGGACTGGGCGATGCGAAGGACCCCCTTGCCGGCGCGAATGACGGGAAGGGCGAGTTCTCAATCCCGAGACGGCCCATCCCCAGGCGCTTGCAAGGCCTCCCGCGGTTCGTGGTCACCCGTGGAGGCGAGTACGGCTTCATGCCCGGGCTCCGGGCACTGCGGTGGCTCGCGGACCTGCGGACATGA
- a CDS encoding dihydrolipoyl dehydrogenase family protein → MNGPERMDVVVIGAGPAGLLAALRAGDLGARTALVTRDAFGGMAAHDGPVPVRTLAQAARLLRDARELGRYGITVNEPVLDYGRLLTRVREVTGEVRAQAALREQIAAAGVSVYEHVGAARFLDPHTVETPRGPSFRADKFILCTGGVSRRLQLPGFELTATHSDAWSLTAVPPTMVVVGGGATGVQVASVFTAFGTRVQLFQAATRILPTEDEDVSAAVAESFRQAGMVVREDFGAIERFEKTPSGVRMVFVRDGSRDSVEAALLVVAVGWTADTAALNLAAAGVETDSRGFVRVDAHLRTSAPHILAAGDVTGRRMLVPQALQDGFVAGSNSARAPMVTVSDEVCPIGSFTNPEYAQAGLTEATARRTHDVVVAVVHFDTTTRTLIDGRTAGFCKLIVDRATRKILGCHVVGERAVDLVQTAAIAMVAGMQVDELARVPLSFPTYTGVLGRAAAIAARQLQVNGDRARIAELL, encoded by the coding sequence ATGAACGGCCCGGAGCGCATGGATGTCGTCGTCATCGGCGCGGGCCCCGCGGGGCTGCTCGCGGCCCTCAGAGCCGGCGACCTCGGCGCGAGGACCGCCCTCGTCACTCGCGACGCGTTCGGCGGCATGGCGGCCCACGACGGGCCGGTCCCGGTGAGGACGCTGGCGCAGGCGGCACGGCTGCTCCGAGACGCCCGGGAGCTGGGGCGCTATGGCATCACCGTGAATGAACCGGTGCTGGACTATGGGCGACTGCTGACCCGCGTGCGCGAGGTGACCGGCGAGGTTCGCGCGCAAGCGGCCCTGCGCGAACAAATCGCCGCGGCGGGGGTCTCCGTCTACGAGCACGTCGGCGCGGCACGCTTCCTGGACCCGCACACCGTCGAGACCCCACGCGGGCCGTCCTTTCGAGCGGACAAGTTCATCCTCTGCACCGGCGGCGTGAGCCGGCGCCTCCAGCTCCCGGGATTCGAGCTCACGGCGACCCACAGCGATGCGTGGAGCCTGACCGCCGTTCCGCCAACCATGGTGGTCGTCGGCGGTGGCGCCACGGGTGTACAGGTCGCGTCGGTCTTCACCGCGTTCGGCACGCGGGTGCAGCTCTTCCAGGCCGCGACGCGCATCCTCCCGACCGAGGACGAAGACGTGTCGGCCGCCGTCGCGGAGTCCTTTCGTCAGGCCGGAATGGTGGTGCGCGAGGACTTCGGCGCCATTGAACGCTTCGAGAAGACACCGAGCGGCGTGCGGATGGTCTTCGTGCGAGACGGTTCGAGGGACAGCGTCGAAGCCGCGCTCCTCGTCGTCGCGGTGGGCTGGACGGCCGACACCGCCGCGCTCAACCTCGCGGCCGCCGGAGTCGAGACCGACTCGCGCGGGTTCGTGCGCGTCGATGCGCATCTGCGGACGTCCGCGCCGCACATTCTCGCCGCCGGAGACGTGACGGGGCGCCGGATGCTGGTCCCCCAGGCATTGCAAGATGGATTCGTCGCGGGCTCCAACTCGGCGCGAGCTCCCATGGTGACCGTCTCGGACGAGGTGTGTCCCATCGGCAGCTTTACCAATCCCGAGTACGCCCAGGCGGGCCTGACCGAGGCGACGGCGCGTCGAACGCACGACGTCGTCGTGGCCGTGGTGCACTTCGACACGACGACGCGGACCCTCATCGATGGGCGAACGGCCGGCTTCTGCAAGCTCATCGTCGACCGTGCTACGCGGAAGATCCTCGGTTGCCACGTCGTGGGCGAGCGGGCCGTCGACCTGGTCCAGACCGCGGCGATTGCCATGGTGGCGGGGATGCAAGTGGACGAGCTGGCCCGCGTTCCGCTCTCGTTCCCCACCTATACCGGGGTTCTCGGACGTGCGGCCGCCATCGCTGCCCGCCAGCTTCAAGTCAACGGGGACCGAGCTCGCATCGCAGAGCTTCTTTGA
- a CDS encoding nuclear transport factor 2 family protein yields the protein MKDREASSGPRPREVVERWVERFNAADVDGLVALYCENAVNHQVANEPIEGRARIREMFQREFAAAKMVCVVEQILEDAPWAILEWKDPLGLRGCGFFQIEDGLIRFQRGYWDKLSFLRMHGLPIE from the coding sequence ATGAAAGACAGAGAAGCGAGTTCGGGCCCTCGGCCCCGAGAAGTGGTGGAGCGGTGGGTGGAGCGATTCAACGCAGCAGATGTCGACGGGCTCGTCGCCCTCTATTGCGAGAACGCGGTGAACCATCAGGTGGCGAACGAGCCCATTGAAGGCCGGGCTCGAATCCGCGAGATGTTCCAGCGGGAGTTCGCGGCAGCCAAGATGGTCTGCGTCGTCGAGCAAATCCTCGAAGATGCCCCTTGGGCGATTCTGGAGTGGAAGGATCCGCTCGGACTTAGAGGCTGTGGCTTCTTCCAGATCGAGGACGGGCTGATCCGCTTCCAGCGAGGCTATTGGGACAAGCTCTCCTTCCTTCGCATGCACGGGTTGCCAATCGAGTAG